A region of Solibacillus isronensis DNA encodes the following proteins:
- a CDS encoding c-type cytochrome — MRNNPLIPYVLIMAFGIGLIFFMSFEGAADKNSADGEHSGETAELNGEDIAQKNCISCHGGDLTGGGGPSIVGLDAEHIKDYALNGSENGAMPPILKNEAEADAVAEYISGL; from the coding sequence ATGAGAAACAATCCACTTATTCCTTACGTACTTATCATGGCATTCGGTATCGGACTAATTTTCTTCATGTCATTTGAGGGTGCAGCTGATAAAAACAGTGCGGACGGCGAACATTCAGGGGAAACTGCTGAATTAAATGGTGAAGATATTGCTCAAAAGAACTGTATTTCGTGCCACGGTGGTGATTTAACTGGTGGTGGAGGTCCTTCAATCGTTGGATTAGATGCTGAGCATATTAAAGATTACGCATTAAATGGTTCGGAAAACGGCGCTATGCCACCAATTCTTAAAAATGAAGCGGAAGCAGATGCTGTAGCTGAATATATTTCAGGTTTATAA
- a CDS encoding tRNA (adenine(22)-N(1))-methyltransferase — protein MNAQKLSKRLETVASFVPTGAIVADIGSDHAYLPCYLVHKGIAARAVAGEVVKGPYESAVKQVRTEGLTDKITVRMADGLAAVEEADEITAVTIAGMGGPLIVSILEKHPQALKTVTRLILQPNIHAKAIREWAMANGWAIQDEVILEEDGKIYEVLVLQRGEMKLNEAQTLLGPKLMETKVPVFIEKWSREIANWQRVQQAISEAEKTPENQEKYEQLTHYIKMVQEAIA, from the coding sequence ATGAACGCACAAAAACTTTCAAAACGACTTGAAACGGTCGCTTCATTTGTCCCGACAGGAGCAATTGTAGCGGACATCGGAAGTGACCATGCCTATTTACCATGTTATTTAGTGCATAAAGGAATTGCTGCGCGTGCAGTAGCGGGCGAGGTTGTAAAAGGACCTTATGAATCAGCCGTAAAACAAGTTCGCACTGAAGGCTTAACAGATAAAATTACAGTACGCATGGCAGATGGACTGGCTGCTGTTGAAGAAGCGGATGAAATTACAGCTGTTACAATTGCAGGGATGGGCGGACCATTGATCGTGTCCATTTTGGAAAAGCATCCACAAGCTTTAAAAACGGTAACCCGTTTAATTTTGCAGCCGAATATTCATGCAAAAGCGATCCGTGAATGGGCAATGGCAAATGGCTGGGCAATCCAGGATGAGGTCATTTTAGAAGAGGACGGAAAAATTTATGAGGTCCTTGTATTACAGCGTGGAGAAATGAAATTAAATGAAGCGCAAACTCTGCTTGGGCCAAAGCTGATGGAAACGAAAGTACCTGTTTTCATTGAAAAATGGTCACGTGAAATCGCAAATTGGCAGCGTGTTCAGCAAGCGATTTCAGAAGCGGAAAAAACACCTGAAAATCAGGAAAAGTATGAACAACTGACACATTACATTAAAATGGTACAGGAGGCGATTGCGTGA
- a CDS encoding Nif3-like dinuclear metal center hexameric protein — translation MKSVNGNEIIQLFESWSPKKYACMPNDPIGLAIGTLNKTVTKVLVTLDVTNEVVDEAIENGCELIIAHHPPIFMKLSNLRTDNPKGALYEKCLKNDIAVYAAHTNLDVAPGGVNDLLADALKLEDRKILEVTFEEKMMKLAVFVPVDDADALRDVLAKAGAGRLGHYEACSYTLQGKGRFRATEGADPAVGEIGELHIEEEEKVEVVFPQSMKNKILKAMLNNHPYEEPAYDLFTMDVDTNAQGLGRIGKLKEPMTLQEFAGFVKVQLDVPCLRAVGPLDRIVQKVAVVGGDGNKYIRTAKYAGADVFVTGDIGFHMAQDAEVDGLSIIDPGHHVEKVMIKGVAEKMTSLCADQKLPVEFIQSKINTEPFKFI, via the coding sequence GTGAAATCCGTAAATGGCAATGAGATTATCCAACTATTTGAATCATGGTCACCTAAAAAATATGCATGCATGCCGAATGACCCGATCGGATTGGCCATTGGTACATTAAATAAGACAGTAACAAAAGTGCTTGTCACACTGGACGTGACAAATGAAGTCGTTGATGAGGCAATTGAGAACGGCTGTGAGCTTATTATTGCACACCATCCGCCGATCTTCATGAAGCTTTCAAACTTGCGTACAGATAATCCAAAAGGGGCACTGTATGAAAAGTGCCTGAAAAATGATATTGCAGTGTATGCAGCGCACACGAATCTCGATGTAGCACCGGGCGGAGTCAATGATTTATTGGCAGATGCACTAAAACTGGAAGATCGCAAAATTCTGGAGGTTACCTTCGAAGAAAAAATGATGAAGCTAGCCGTATTCGTTCCTGTCGATGACGCAGATGCGTTACGTGATGTGCTGGCTAAAGCCGGAGCAGGTCGTTTAGGCCACTATGAGGCGTGCAGCTATACATTGCAAGGTAAAGGTCGTTTCCGCGCCACAGAAGGAGCAGATCCGGCTGTAGGGGAAATCGGTGAGCTTCACATCGAAGAAGAGGAAAAGGTGGAAGTCGTATTCCCGCAATCGATGAAAAATAAAATATTAAAGGCTATGCTAAACAATCATCCGTATGAAGAGCCTGCCTATGATCTGTTTACGATGGATGTTGATACGAATGCACAAGGACTTGGCCGAATCGGTAAGCTAAAAGAGCCGATGACATTACAGGAATTTGCCGGGTTTGTGAAAGTGCAGCTGGATGTGCCTTGTCTGCGCGCAGTTGGACCTTTGGATCGTATTGTCCAGAAGGTTGCAGTTGTCGGGGGAGACGGCAATAAATATATTCGCACTGCAAAATATGCAGGGGCAGATGTATTTGTAACAGGAGATATCGGCTTCCATATGGCACAGGATGCAGAAGTGGATGGCTTAAGCATTATTGATCCGGGTCATCATGTTGAAAAGGTCATGATTAAAGGCGTGGCAGAAAAAATGACTTCTTTATGTGCAGATCAAAAATTACCTGTTGAATTTATACAGTCAAAAATCAATACAGAACCTTTCAAGTTTATTTAA
- the dctA gene encoding C4-dicarboxylate transporter DctA has translation MKLLKNLTVQVIIAIILGVIVGAFWPEFGASLKILADLFIKLIKMLIAPIIFLTVVIGIGGMGDMKKVGKIGGKALLYFEIVSTIALAIGIMVAVVINAGAGIDTSKAGETDISKYTTAAEENSEAGLSGFIYDIIPENFVGALAEGALLPTLFAAVLFGIATASLGEKTRPVITFFEQVSEIFFKIVGIVMKFSPIGAFGAMAYTIGNFGLGSLKSLGLLMAAVYITMFLFVIVVLGLIAKYFNFNIFRFIAYIKEEIFIVIGTSSSESALPAMMRKLENYGCGKQVVGLVVPTGYSFNLDGTSIYLSMAALFIAQAYGVDLSWLEIITLLGVLMITSKGAAGVTGSGFITLAATLAAFPMVPLEGIALLIGVDRFMSEARAVTNIIGNGVACVVVAKSENDFDEEMAAKAIPVRN, from the coding sequence TTGAAATTACTAAAAAATCTAACAGTCCAAGTAATTATCGCCATCATTCTTGGCGTTATCGTCGGTGCATTTTGGCCAGAGTTCGGCGCAAGCCTTAAAATTTTAGCTGACTTATTTATTAAATTAATTAAAATGTTAATCGCTCCAATTATCTTCTTAACGGTTGTTATTGGTATTGGTGGCATGGGTGATATGAAAAAGGTTGGTAAAATCGGCGGTAAGGCATTACTTTACTTCGAAATTGTATCTACAATCGCTCTTGCAATTGGTATTATGGTAGCTGTTGTCATAAATGCAGGTGCTGGAATCGATACGTCTAAAGCTGGAGAAACGGATATTTCGAAATATACAACTGCTGCTGAAGAAAATAGTGAAGCTGGTTTAAGCGGGTTCATTTACGATATTATTCCTGAAAACTTTGTCGGTGCATTAGCTGAAGGTGCTTTACTTCCTACTTTATTTGCTGCTGTACTATTCGGTATTGCTACGGCATCTTTAGGCGAAAAAACGCGTCCTGTCATAACATTTTTTGAACAAGTATCTGAAATTTTCTTCAAAATCGTTGGGATTGTAATGAAATTCTCGCCTATCGGTGCGTTCGGTGCAATGGCTTACACAATTGGTAATTTCGGTTTAGGTTCTTTAAAATCCCTTGGTCTTTTAATGGCCGCAGTATATATTACAATGTTTCTGTTTGTTATAGTCGTGCTAGGCTTAATTGCGAAATACTTTAACTTCAACATTTTCCGCTTCATTGCCTATATTAAAGAAGAAATTTTTATCGTAATCGGTACATCTTCTTCTGAATCGGCTTTACCGGCGATGATGCGAAAGTTAGAAAACTACGGTTGCGGAAAGCAAGTAGTAGGTTTAGTAGTACCTACCGGGTATTCCTTTAACTTGGACGGAACATCTATTTACTTATCGATGGCAGCATTATTTATCGCACAAGCATATGGTGTTGATTTATCTTGGTTGGAAATTATCACACTTCTTGGGGTATTAATGATTACTTCAAAAGGGGCTGCCGGTGTAACGGGTTCAGGATTCATTACATTAGCTGCAACATTAGCTGCATTCCCGATGGTACCACTTGAAGGAATTGCATTATTAATCGGGGTTGACCGTTTTATGTCTGAAGCTCGTGCTGTAACAAACATTATTGGTAATGGTGTAGCATGTGTCGTAGTGGCAAAATCGGAAAATGACTTTGACGAGGAAATGGCTGCAAAGGCGATTCCTGTACGTAATTAG